Sequence from the Streptomyces sp. NBC_00440 genome:
CTCGCCGATGCCTTCCCTGGCGAGAAGCCGTGGCTCGGGTATTTTTTCATAATGGAAGATCACCCCAAGTCTCGCAGTCCAGTATCGGTCCGGAAAGGCCCCTTTCCAGTCGAGCGGATCTGGCTAGGGAAGTCCTACCAAGATAGGTTCGCCATTTTCTGCGAGCGCCTAATGGATGAGGGGCTTTACGACTCTGTCTGCTACATCACGTCCACGAAGGATGAAACGAAGCCAAGCGAGCTTGTCACAAGCCTGGACTGGCGCCACTTCTCAGCGGCGATTAACGCTCGCATCAGGTACCTAGAGGATCTAGGACTACCTGGCCCTGATCAAGGAAAGCTGCCGATGTAACAGCATCGCGGCGCCACTAGATTTGGCGCCGCGATACGCTTCCGTCAGCATGCCGGAAACCAACAGTCCGATTCGACGAGTGCTGACCTCAGCCGCTCGGAGCATCACTGAGTGCACCGAGGAGTACTTGCAGCTCGCGCGGACCTCCACCGCAGACCGCCTCCGCTGATTTGATCAGCCCTATTAGGCCCTCCAGGGAGGAATCGCTGCGAACATGCTCCACTATTCCAACCCAGTAGCCAATCGATTCTGGGGCACCTGCGACATAAATCTCTTCGGGCAGCTTCGCGCTGTGCAAGAACTCGTAAGCCTTGGTCTTTACGGGAAAAAGGGACAAAAGCGCAGCAGATATTGCCAACTCTATTATATTCAGCCAAACTGTACTGTCGAGCTCTGAGGCAGCCGTCACTGTTTCAGAGTCAACCTGCGGGCTACCCCTGCGATGCAGAAGCGCCCATGAACCGTCCCCGTCATGAGGCCCCCGCGCTCCCGGTGGTACGACCCCGGGCGTTGCCTCAAATGGCTGCTCTTCACCGCCCCCCACAACGGAATCTTCCCGGGCAGCAGAAACCCACAACTCGTGGAACCGAGGAACCTCTTCTTCCGGGTTCCGGCCAGCCAGGCTGGCAAGTTGGTGTGCTAGCTGGTCAACGAGTTCCGACGTGGGCAGGTCCGGCCTACGGAAGGCGGCATGGATGGTGCTCTTGGAATAGGTGGCTGGCGGTTCCGCCATCTGCGGACAACTTGGCCACCCAGCCAGCAAGTGCAGCTCGTGTAGAGCTTCGTTAAGTTCCCTGAGAGCGCCCGGGGGGAGCCCCGGCTTCTGCAAGGCCCTCGCCACGACATACCCCCGACCGTCCGGCACCGTCCAGAAACGTCCAGCAATACTCGCACGATGTCCAAACATGTGCGCGGGCGCCCCGATGTGTCGAAAAGCGGCCTCACACATCCTGACCCGTCAGGGAGGGGCGACTGTAGGTACAGGGCGCCCAGCCAAGGGTGCACGACCCGGAGGACCTCGAAAGCATGCCGAAGAAATCCACTTCCGAGAAGGCCACCTTCAAGCGGTTGATCCGTACCGCGCTGTTCGCATCCGTCCGTGGGGCGGCGTACACCGCAGGCGCTGTCATGGTGACGGCGACCGTCTGGTGGCTGCAGAGTCTGTAGTCACCTAATCAGTTGACAACGGATGTTGAGGTCTGTCCCGCTGGGCAACGGACGCTCACGGCGAGCATCACGAGGGATCACTGCCATTCACTACATGGCGTGACGACGATCTACACACGGACGATCGCATCCTCTCCCCGCGCACAGAGGAACCCGCTGCCAGCGCCTGGTAGCAGGCCCTTACCATCAGCGAGCCGCCGGCCATCAGTCAGATGTTCGGCGACTCGCCGTTCTGGTGACCGTACGTCAGACCATTCGAGTCTTCGACAGATGCGTCGAAACCGCCACGCCCAACGAATCTCCGCAAGTCACAAGCGGCCCGGAACGACCAGCCCTTGTCGTCGAGTCCTGCCGGGGGCACTCTCGCCGCACCGCGGCCGGGCCCTCCCACCGGGAGGGCCTTTTTTCAGGTCTGGGGAACGTAGCGAGAACGACGTAGTGACGGCGTAAGGACCCCGGGCGGCCCTGAACCGGGAGGCGCGGGATCTGCGGACATCGACCGCACGCCGCGAGCCGGGCGCGGCCCGCGTCGGCGAGGAAGCCCCACTCCGCCCCACCGCCGGCAGCCGCGCCCGCGTAACCAACAGGCCGAACCTGAAGGCGGCTTCAGGGTGCTTCAGGTCAGCTTCAGGATGCCTCCGGCAGGGTGGAACCCATCGGCACACACCGTGCCGGAAGGCCTACGAGCAGGAACCATCGTGCAGCGCCACGTCAGCACGGGGAATGAGCCATTCCAGCCCTCCTGGCGGCCCGCTCACGCTGAGTGCACTTAAGGTCACAGCACGGATTCGACTGATCGACAGGAGAAGTCATGAGCAGCGCAACGGCGACGTGTTCGCAGACGGAGTCCGGCGAACTGTGGAACAGCGGGGGGCTGCTCGAACTGCGCCCCGTGGCACTCGACCCCAAGGTGATAGCGGAGCTCGCCGAGGTCAGGGTGCCGATCCCCCGATCCGTCCTCATCGGCTGGGTGGAGGTGCCTCCCGGGGACCCTCGCGGGGCGACCAATCACACGCTCTACCTCACCCCTGGCGGCTACCTCTACCGGGTCACGGCCTACATCGACGGCCGTCCCGCCAAGAGCGCGAACTCCAACTGAGCCCGCTTTCAAGGGCGCCCGGTCAGTCCCCGGTGTCGTCCAGGTGTTCCGCGATACGGAGCAGGGCGGGCAGTGCCGCCCGGACCGTGTCGCGGTCCGCGTCGCCCAGGGCGGCGAGAGCGGCACCCAGGCGGCGTTCATGGGCCTGGGCCCATGCGGTGAGCTGGGCGCGGCCCGCGTCGGTGAGAACGACGACGGAGGCCCGCCGGTCGGCTGAGTCGACATCGCGGGTCACCAGACCCGCCGTGATCATCTGCCCGATCAGGCCCGATACCGTGCTGGCCGCCAGATGCTGGCGGGTGGCCAGGTCGCTGATGCGGGCCGGGGAGTGTTCCGCGAGGACCTGGAGCAGTTCGACCTGGGCCATGGGCAGGGTCTCCCACGGGTAGTCGGTGCGGATCGACGCCCGCAAGGAACGGCGCAGGCGCGTGACGGCCTCGGTGAGCAGTCGCGCGTCGGACGTGTGGTCCTTCGGCGGCTTACGGGTCCCGGATCGGGGCTGGGGCGGCATACGCGAACTTTACTGACCTCCAGCACGGAGGCCACAGGGTCGGGGGTCACTCGCTCAGGGGCACAGGGGCACAGGGGCGCGGGCTCGTGGGTCACAGGAGCCACAGGGGTCGCAGGCTCGTGGGCCGCACGAGCCGCAGGAGCCGCAGGGGTCACAGGCGAAAGGTTCGGGGTCCGATGTAATCTCGTTCGGGTTCCTCCGGCCCCGGTCGGCAACCTCACGTCGAGAGCGGTCCCGCCGATGAACCTGGCGTACATTCCGAGCCCTTCCCAGGGTGTCTGGCATCTCGGGCCCTTCCCGATCCGGGCGTACGCGCTGTGCATCATCGCCGGGATCTTCGCCGGGGTGTGGCTGACCGGCCGCCGCTGGGCGGCCCGCGGCGGCAACCGCGACCACATCGCCGACATCGCGCTGTGGGCAGTGCCGTTCGGTGTACTGGGCGGGCGGCTCTACCACGTCATCACCGACCCCGAGCTGTACTTCGCCGCCGGCAAGCAGCCCATCCGGGCGCTGTACATCTGGGACGGCGGGCTCGGCATCCCCGGCGCCGTCGCCCTCGGCGCTGTGGGCGCGTGGCTGGGGTGCAGGCGCCGGGGCATCAGGCTGGCGGACTTCGCGGATGCCGCAGCTCCCGGCCTGGTGCTGGCCCAGGCGATCGGCCGGTGGGGGAACTACTTCAACCAGGAGCTCTTCGGCGGTCCCACGCATCTGCCCTGGGCCCTGCTGATCGATCCCGCGCACCGGCCCGCGGACAGCCCGACCGTCGCTCTCTACCACCCGACTTTTCTCTACGAGTCCCTGTGGGATCTCGGCGTGATGGCCCTGCTCCTCTGGCTCGACCGGCGCTACCGGCCGCGCAGGGGACGGCTGTTCGCGTGCTATGTGCTGGCGTACACCGCCGGGCGGTCCTGGATCGAAGCCCTGCGGATCGACCACGCCAACCACTTTCTGGGCCTGCGGCTGAACGACTGGGTGTCGGCTGCGCTGTTCGCCGGGGCGCTGGTCTACCTCATCGCCACCCGCCGTCCCGCCGACGTCGGTACCGACACCGACACCGACACCGATACCGACGCCGGTACTGACGTCAGTACGGACACCACTTCCGGCTCCGGCTCCGGCTCCAGCTCCGGCTCCGGCTCAGCTGCCGGGCCCGGCTCCGCCGGCGACGGCCCGCAGGGCGCTTCTCCTCCCGACCGTGACCCGACGGACAAGTGACGCGCACACCACCAGCCGTACCCACACCTACGTACGCGACCGAGCTCCCGCCCGAGCCCCCGCCCGGGGCCCCGAACGCGCCGCGTACACCGCCACCAGCGCCGCCATGAGCAGGACGAGTACGGCCCAGCGCGGGCCGTCCGGCACCCCGTGCGGCGGGGCGAGATGCAGGGCCAGGGTCACCAGCGCGACACCCAGGGCCGTGCCCAGGCCGCGGGCCATGTTGACCAGTCCGCCGCCGGTACCCGACGAACGCGCCGGGATCGCCCCCATGATCAGCGTGTTGTTGGCCGGGGTGAAGATACCCAGGCCCAGTCCGAGCACCGCGAGGAGCAGCACCAGCGGCCCGGGAGTCAGCGGAGCCAGGACCATCGCCACCAGAGCGGCCACGCAGATCAGCGCGCCCAGGACACAGCGGCCCCGGTCGCCCAGCGCCGCGGGCAGAGCCCTGTCGGCAGCCGTAGCGGCCACTGCGAAGCCGACCGGCAGCGCGGTCAGCACAAGACCCGCCGTCAGCTCCGACGAGCCGCCGCCCGTGAGCACGATCGGGACCAGCACCAGGGGCCCGAAGAGCACCAGATAGCCGCAGAGCGCGCCGATCAGCCCGGACGACACCGCCCGCACCCGCAGCAGCGCCAGATCGAGCAGCGGCACGGCGGCCACCCGCTGCCGCACCGCGAACGCCCAGCCGGCCCCGGCGGCCAGGACGAACAGCCCGGCGACACCCCAGCCGGGTACCGGCAGTCCGGACGCGGCCGAGACCCCGAGCAGCCCGCTGGTCGTCGCCACGACCAGCAGCGCCAGGCCCGCCCAGTCGAAGCCGTCCGACTGCTGCCTGCTGCGCGTCCTCGGCAGCAGATAGTGGCCGGCGACCAGCGCGACCAGCCCGATCGGCACGTTGATGCCGAAGACCCAGCGCCAGCCGAGCGTCGCCACCAGGGCGCCCCCGACCGTCGGCCCCAGCGCGAGGCCGAGTGCCTGGGCGGCAGCCTGCACGCCCAGCGCGGTCCGCATCCGCTCCCGCGGCGCGCTGGTGGCCACCAGCGCCACGCTGTTGGCCTGCATCATCGCCGCACCCGCCGCCTGCACCACCCGGAAGGCCACCAGCGTCGCCAGTGACGGTGCGAGACCGCAGGCCGCCGAGGCCGCGGTGAAGACCACGAAGCCGTAGAGATAGAACAGTTTGCGCCCGTACGCGTCCGACAGCCGGCCGATCGGAACCAGCAGGGCCACCAGCGTGAGCAGGTACGCGAGGGACACCCACTCGACGGCCGCCAGCGACGCGTGGAACTCCGTACGCACACTGCCGTACGTCAACGTCACGATGCTGGCATCCAGCTGCCCCATGAAGGCCCCGAAGCACACCGTGCTCACCGCGAGCCACCAGGCGCCGGGCCGCAGCCGGATCCGCTCCGGCCGGGGACGTTCCCGCAGGAGGACGTCCCTCCACGAAAGGTGCCGTTCGCCGGAAAGCGCCATGCGCCTGCTCACGTCTCCTC
This genomic interval carries:
- a CDS encoding MarR family winged helix-turn-helix transcriptional regulator, with the translated sequence MPPQPRSGTRKPPKDHTSDARLLTEAVTRLRRSLRASIRTDYPWETLPMAQVELLQVLAEHSPARISDLATRQHLAASTVSGLIGQMITAGLVTRDVDSADRRASVVVLTDAGRAQLTAWAQAHERRLGAALAALGDADRDTVRAALPALLRIAEHLDDTGD
- the lgt gene encoding prolipoprotein diacylglyceryl transferase produces the protein MNLAYIPSPSQGVWHLGPFPIRAYALCIIAGIFAGVWLTGRRWAARGGNRDHIADIALWAVPFGVLGGRLYHVITDPELYFAAGKQPIRALYIWDGGLGIPGAVALGAVGAWLGCRRRGIRLADFADAAAPGLVLAQAIGRWGNYFNQELFGGPTHLPWALLIDPAHRPADSPTVALYHPTFLYESLWDLGVMALLLWLDRRYRPRRGRLFACYVLAYTAGRSWIEALRIDHANHFLGLRLNDWVSAALFAGALVYLIATRRPADVGTDTDTDTDTDAGTDVSTDTTSGSGSGSSSGSGSAAGPGSAGDGPQGASPPDRDPTDK
- a CDS encoding MFS transporter, yielding MALSGERHLSWRDVLLRERPRPERIRLRPGAWWLAVSTVCFGAFMGQLDASIVTLTYGSVRTEFHASLAAVEWVSLAYLLTLVALLVPIGRLSDAYGRKLFYLYGFVVFTAASAACGLAPSLATLVAFRVVQAAGAAMMQANSVALVATSAPRERMRTALGVQAAAQALGLALGPTVGGALVATLGWRWVFGINVPIGLVALVAGHYLLPRTRSRQQSDGFDWAGLALLVVATTSGLLGVSAASGLPVPGWGVAGLFVLAAGAGWAFAVRQRVAAVPLLDLALLRVRAVSSGLIGALCGYLVLFGPLVLVPIVLTGGGSSELTAGLVLTALPVGFAVAATAADRALPAALGDRGRCVLGALICVAALVAMVLAPLTPGPLVLLLAVLGLGLGIFTPANNTLIMGAIPARSSGTGGGLVNMARGLGTALGVALVTLALHLAPPHGVPDGPRWAVLVLLMAALVAVYAARSGPRAGARAGARSRT